A region of Argentina anserina chromosome 5, drPotAnse1.1, whole genome shotgun sequence DNA encodes the following proteins:
- the LOC126793379 gene encoding peroxisomal membrane protein PEX14 isoform X2 — protein sequence MASQSSDGNPQNPGVAEARQDVAGEPPKQASNPSVFVNTEPMREDQVQNAVKFLSHPKVRGSPVIYRRSFLEKKGLTKEEIDEAFRRVPDPPPSTQATSANQADGQTMTTNTQAQTLQPAATAPASPTARVGTFARYRFHWSHAILAVGLLAASGAGTAVIIKNAIIPRLKSWVRKVVLEDDDDVEKKTDMKPSLAEEAAAAAKSAAAAAADVAKASQEMMNSKTEERKYFGELMSMLDVQVQEMKSMSNSIQKLEGETRASKASLNDPEDSRLTVTRSKQQYVNGKAEYDMQSVQSFAAPASVEPSTAPHSKSYMEIMAMVQRGEKPPNVREIDDLPPNPNQPPSNPRLAPRAKPWELGQTQNNSSQVYQSQTSSEAFSSSMQDNGLNYLNGDSSVPWWQRKTPSITEIENEDEVKAASSQVVRQPVQRAWVPPQPPPVAMPEAAEAIRRPKPSVQKESLGNDQFVARSSSDMTDELQRITKISESGGALEMNNGSTAEISNGNSYLNSTEIHEAQESYE from the exons ATGGCCTCTCAGTCCTCGGACGGCAACCCACAAAACCCAG GTGTTGCTGAGGCTCGGCAAGATGTTGCAGGTGAGCCTCCTAAGCAAGCTTCTAACCCATCAGTGTTTGTGAATACGGAACCAATGAGAGAGGACCAGGtgcaaaatgctgtcaagttTCTTTCGCACCCGAAAGTTAGGGGATCTCCTGTCATCTACAGGCGCTCTTTTCTTGAGAAGAAGGGGCTTACTAAGGAGGAGATTGATGAAGCGTTCCGACGTGTGCCT GACCCACCTCCGAGTACACAGGCAACTAGCGCAAATCAAG CTGATGGACAGACAATGACTACAAACACTCAGGCTCAAACGTTGCAGCCTGCAGCAACAGCTCCTGCTAGTCCCACTGCACGGGTGGGTACCTTTGCTCGGTATAGATTCCACTGGTCTCATGCCATTCTTGCTGTAGGATTACTGGCAGCTTCAGGTGCTGGAACTGCTGTAATTATTAAG AATGCTATTATTCCTAGGTTGAAGTCTTGGGTACGAAAGGTTGTATTGGAGGATGACGATGACGTTGAGAAGAAAACTGACATGAAACCCAGTTTAGCAGAAGAAGCTGCAGCAGCGGCTAAATCAGCTGCAGCTGCAGCAGCAGATGTGGCAAAAGCAAGCCAAGAAATGATGAATTCTAAGACAGAAG AGAGGAAATACTTTGGGGAACTTATGAGTATGTTAGATGTACAAGTGCAAGAAATGAAGTCTATGAGTAATTCCATACAGAAATTGGAAG GAGAAACGAGGGCCTCAAAAGCATCTCTTAATGATCCTGAAGATAGTCGACTCACTGTCACGAGGTCAAAG CAACAATATGTGAATGGCAAGGCAGAGTACGACATGCAGTCAG TGCAATCTTTCGCAGCTCCTGCATCTGTGGAACCATCTACTGCACCTCACTCAAAGTCTTATATGGAG ATCATGGCCATGGTACAAAGAGGGGAAAAACCTCCTAATGTCAGA GAAATTGATGATTTACCGCCCAATCCTAATCAGCCGCCCTCAAATCCTCGCTTGGCACCTAGAGCAAAG CCTTGGGAGCTTGGTCAAACACAAAACAACTCAAGCCAAGTATATCAGTCCCAAACAAGCAGCGAAGCCTTCAGTTCGAGCATGCAGGATAATGGACTCAATTATTTAAATGGTGACAGTTCAGTGCCTTGGTGGCAGCGAAAAACTCCCAGTATCACAGAGATTGAAAATGAAGATGAAGTCAAAGCAGCTAGTTCACAAGTAGTTAGGCAGCCAGTCCAGCGTGCATGGGTTCCTCCACAGCCACCCCCAGTTGCAATGCCAGAAGCAGCTGAAGCCATCCGACGGCCAAAGCCATCTGTGCAGAAAGAATCTCTGGGTAATGATCAGTTTGTAGCACGTTCATCATCGGATATGACTGATGAGTTACAGAGGATAACAAAAATATCCGAGTCTGGAGGAGCGTTGGAGATGAACAATGGTAGTACTGCAGAAATCAGTAATGGGAATTCATACCTGAACTCCACAGAGATACATGAAGCGCAAGAAAGCTATGAGTAA
- the LOC126793379 gene encoding peroxisomal membrane protein PEX14 isoform X1, producing MASQSSDGNPQNPVGVAEARQDVAGEPPKQASNPSVFVNTEPMREDQVQNAVKFLSHPKVRGSPVIYRRSFLEKKGLTKEEIDEAFRRVPDPPPSTQATSANQADGQTMTTNTQAQTLQPAATAPASPTARVGTFARYRFHWSHAILAVGLLAASGAGTAVIIKNAIIPRLKSWVRKVVLEDDDDVEKKTDMKPSLAEEAAAAAKSAAAAAADVAKASQEMMNSKTEERKYFGELMSMLDVQVQEMKSMSNSIQKLEGETRASKASLNDPEDSRLTVTRSKQQYVNGKAEYDMQSVQSFAAPASVEPSTAPHSKSYMEIMAMVQRGEKPPNVREIDDLPPNPNQPPSNPRLAPRAKPWELGQTQNNSSQVYQSQTSSEAFSSSMQDNGLNYLNGDSSVPWWQRKTPSITEIENEDEVKAASSQVVRQPVQRAWVPPQPPPVAMPEAAEAIRRPKPSVQKESLGNDQFVARSSSDMTDELQRITKISESGGALEMNNGSTAEISNGNSYLNSTEIHEAQESYE from the exons ATGGCCTCTCAGTCCTCGGACGGCAACCCACAAAACCCAG TAGGTGTTGCTGAGGCTCGGCAAGATGTTGCAGGTGAGCCTCCTAAGCAAGCTTCTAACCCATCAGTGTTTGTGAATACGGAACCAATGAGAGAGGACCAGGtgcaaaatgctgtcaagttTCTTTCGCACCCGAAAGTTAGGGGATCTCCTGTCATCTACAGGCGCTCTTTTCTTGAGAAGAAGGGGCTTACTAAGGAGGAGATTGATGAAGCGTTCCGACGTGTGCCT GACCCACCTCCGAGTACACAGGCAACTAGCGCAAATCAAG CTGATGGACAGACAATGACTACAAACACTCAGGCTCAAACGTTGCAGCCTGCAGCAACAGCTCCTGCTAGTCCCACTGCACGGGTGGGTACCTTTGCTCGGTATAGATTCCACTGGTCTCATGCCATTCTTGCTGTAGGATTACTGGCAGCTTCAGGTGCTGGAACTGCTGTAATTATTAAG AATGCTATTATTCCTAGGTTGAAGTCTTGGGTACGAAAGGTTGTATTGGAGGATGACGATGACGTTGAGAAGAAAACTGACATGAAACCCAGTTTAGCAGAAGAAGCTGCAGCAGCGGCTAAATCAGCTGCAGCTGCAGCAGCAGATGTGGCAAAAGCAAGCCAAGAAATGATGAATTCTAAGACAGAAG AGAGGAAATACTTTGGGGAACTTATGAGTATGTTAGATGTACAAGTGCAAGAAATGAAGTCTATGAGTAATTCCATACAGAAATTGGAAG GAGAAACGAGGGCCTCAAAAGCATCTCTTAATGATCCTGAAGATAGTCGACTCACTGTCACGAGGTCAAAG CAACAATATGTGAATGGCAAGGCAGAGTACGACATGCAGTCAG TGCAATCTTTCGCAGCTCCTGCATCTGTGGAACCATCTACTGCACCTCACTCAAAGTCTTATATGGAG ATCATGGCCATGGTACAAAGAGGGGAAAAACCTCCTAATGTCAGA GAAATTGATGATTTACCGCCCAATCCTAATCAGCCGCCCTCAAATCCTCGCTTGGCACCTAGAGCAAAG CCTTGGGAGCTTGGTCAAACACAAAACAACTCAAGCCAAGTATATCAGTCCCAAACAAGCAGCGAAGCCTTCAGTTCGAGCATGCAGGATAATGGACTCAATTATTTAAATGGTGACAGTTCAGTGCCTTGGTGGCAGCGAAAAACTCCCAGTATCACAGAGATTGAAAATGAAGATGAAGTCAAAGCAGCTAGTTCACAAGTAGTTAGGCAGCCAGTCCAGCGTGCATGGGTTCCTCCACAGCCACCCCCAGTTGCAATGCCAGAAGCAGCTGAAGCCATCCGACGGCCAAAGCCATCTGTGCAGAAAGAATCTCTGGGTAATGATCAGTTTGTAGCACGTTCATCATCGGATATGACTGATGAGTTACAGAGGATAACAAAAATATCCGAGTCTGGAGGAGCGTTGGAGATGAACAATGGTAGTACTGCAGAAATCAGTAATGGGAATTCATACCTGAACTCCACAGAGATACATGAAGCGCAAGAAAGCTATGAGTAA
- the LOC126795383 gene encoding transcription factor MYB23-like, whose product MEDGGRNHGYKKGLWTAEEDRILTEYIKVHGKGKWNRVTKATGLKRCGKSCRLRWMNYLSPSVKRGDFSEEENDLIIRLHNLLGNRWSLIAGRVPGRTDNQVKNHWNSHLSKKLGLINKYKGVRSKSKNRSRSHSSSTSTSSDQQAGPEEKSNSAELQQQPLPDSNSGGCGEAAAAAGHGCDDDHDQEMVINRDSGVGLSGMWETMMMGINNDYDRGSFWFYSNNEDDLNLYNPNYFMDPSVDYHHLHDRSFENLEDIGF is encoded by the exons ATGGAAGATGGTGGAAGGAATCATGGATATAAGAAAGGTCTTTGGACTGCGGAGGAGGACAGAATTCTGACCGAGTATATCAAAGTCCATGGAAAAGGCAAGTGGAATCGAGTCACCAAAGCTACAG GATTGAAGAGGTGCGGGAAAAGCTGCAGATTGAGGTGGATGAACTATCTGAGCCCCAGCGTGAAGCGTGGCGACTTCTCTGAGGAAGAAAACGATCTCATCATTCGCCTCCACAACCTCCTCGGAAACAG GTGGTCTCTGATAGCCGGACGGGTTCCGGGAAGAACCGACAACCAAGTGAAGAACCACTggaattctcatttgagtaagAAGCTCGGCCTCATCAACAAATACAAGGGTGTAAGGAGCAAATCCAAGAATAGAAGTAGAAGTCACAGCAGTAGTACTAGTACCTCGTCAGACCAACAAGCAGGTCCTGAAGAAAAGTCCAACTCTGCAGAGCTACAGCAGCAGCCACTACCTGATTCAAATAGCGGCGGCTGCGGTGAAGCAGCAGCGGCGGCTGGCCATGGATGTGATGATGATCATGATCAGGAGATGGTGATCAACAGAGATAGTGGTGTTGGGTTAAGTGGGATGTGGGAGACGATGATGATGGGTATTAATAACGATTATGACCGGGGCTCTTTTTGGTTTTACAGTAATAATGAGGATGACCTTAATCTCTACAACCCTAATTATTTCATGGACCCTAGTGTAGATTATCACCATCTTCATGACCGTTCTTTTGAAAATCTTGAGGACATCGGCTTCTAG